Part of the Candidatus Zixiibacteriota bacterium genome is shown below.
TATATCTTGCCTCGCCTGCCACAATAGCGGCAACTGCCATTGAGGGAATTATAGCCGACCCGCGCAAATATAAGAAGGAACTGACCTCGAAATCGTTCCCCTCGATTGTAAACACGGAAGCCCTGAAAATAGCCGCCTCGACTGCCATCGAATCGCTTGAGAAAATCGCCTCAGATACTGCCGAGAAACTTGGTCCCAAATTAAAAGAAACATCCGATGTGGTTGAGCAAAAGACTAAAAAGATAATTAAAAAATACGAACCGCAGGCAATAAAAGCCGCTGGCGAACTGGAAAAAACTATTAAAGTTCTGGCAAAAGATGCGACGAAAGCTATTAAAGACATCTTTAAAAGCAAAAAACCAGAAACGAAGGTTGAGCCTGAGGTAAAAACGACAGCAACAAAGAAAACAGCTGTTAAGAAAAAAGCCGCGAAAAAGAAAGCAGTTATGAAAACAGCTGCAAAAAAAGCTTCAGCTAAAAAAACTACTATAAAAAAAACAGCCAAGAAAACGGCTCCTAAAACTACGCCTAAAACGAGGAGGAGCTAAGTTATGGCGATTACAGGAAAAGCTTTCAAATTTGGCGATGATATTTCAACCGACCATATAGCGCCGGGAAGATATTTTCATTTGAGGTCTGATTTGCCCGAACTGGCAAAGCATGTGCTTGAGGATGCCGATGAGTCGTTTGCCTCGAATGTTGCCGCAGGTGATTTTGTAGTTGGCGGCAATAATTTCGGTCTTGGTTCATCTCGTGAACATGCGCCGGCAATAATCAAACTGGCAGGCGTAAGCGCGGTATTGGCAAAATCTTTCGCGAGGATATTTTACAGAAACGCCATTAATGTCGGTTTGCCGGTTTTAATATGCGATACCAACCAAATCGAAGCAAGCGATGAGCTTGAGATTGATCTCGAAAGCGGTATAATCAGGGATA
Proteins encoded:
- a CDS encoding 3-isopropylmalate dehydratase small subunit, which codes for MAITGKAFKFGDDISTDHIAPGRYFHLRSDLPELAKHVLEDADESFASNVAAGDFVVGGNNFGLGSSREHAPAIIKLAGVSAVLAKSFARIFYRNAINVGLPVLICDTNQIEASDELEIDLESGIIRDKTNGKELSFTPLPKTMTTILEDGGLIAHIQKHGGFKLC